Proteins from a genomic interval of Phlebotomus papatasi isolate M1 chromosome 3, Ppap_2.1, whole genome shotgun sequence:
- the LOC129805419 gene encoding delta(3,5)-Delta(2,4)-dienoyl-CoA isomerase, mitochondrial-like produces MLRNVSRILPSPSSRNFVKTALSTMSTFANLKVTSPSPFVYHVELDNPKRSNAINAEMWKGIGECFADLHRNSDCRSIVLSGNGKNFCAGIDLMSVMSLGTELSNHEDVGRRGRIMEHKIREYQDAISSIENCVKPVIAVIQGACVGAGVDLITATDMRYCSSDAWFQVKEVQIGMAADVGTLQRLPKVIGSQSLVRELCFTGRKVDSEEALKCGLVNRILSTKEDILKFALETAGQIASLSPVAVQNTKKSILFSYNRSAQEGLDHIREINSLALQSEDFLKAVTAAATKGEAAEFSKL; encoded by the exons ATGCTGCGTAACGTATCACGTATATTACCGTCTCCCTCATCCA GAAACTTTGTAAAGACTGCCCTTAGTACCATGTCCACTTTTGCCAACTTGAAAGTCACCTCTCCCAGTCCTTTTGTCTATCACGTTGAACTGGACAATCCCAAAAGGAGCAATGCCATCAACGCCGAAATGTGGAAAGGCATCGGAGAGTGCTTTGCAGATCTGCACCGAAATTCCGATTGCCGGTCGATTGTCTTATCCGGGAATGGCAAGAACTTCTGTGCTGGCATAGATCTCATGAGTGTCATGTCTTTGGGCACAGAACTGAGCAATCACGAAGACGTCGGACGTCGTGGTCGGATTATGGAACACAAAATTCGAGAATATCAGGATGCAATCTCTTCCATTGAGAACTGTGTAAAGCCTGTGATTGCTGTAATTCAAGGAGCTTGTGTAGGAGCAGGAGTGGATCTTATTACAGCCACTGACATGCGCTACTGTAGCTCAGATGCCTGGTTCCAGGTGAAGGAAGTGCAAATTGGAATGGCTGCAGACGTAGGAACTCTCCAACGTCTTCCCAAAGTCATTGGTTCCCAGAGTCTCGTGCGGGAATTGTGTTTCACTGGAAGGAAAGTAGACAGTGAAGAAGCCCTGAAATGTGGCCTCGTGAATCGTATCTTGAGCACCAAGGAAGATATTCTGAAATTTGCTCTAGAAACTGCCGGACAAATTGCCTCACTGAGTCCAGTTGCAGTTCAGAACACCAAGAAAAGCATTCTTTTCTCCTACAATCGTTCAGCTCAAGAAGGACTTGATCATATTCGGGAGATCAATTCATTGGCCCTCCAGAGCGAGGATTTCCTTAAGGCTGTTACAGCAGCAGCCACGAAAGGAGAAGCTGCAGAATTTTCTAAATTGTAA
- the LOC129805420 gene encoding cytosolic carboxypeptidase 6, whose translation MDDSEDSDGEGGLGNVSRVVIRPPGHSGKAKRGHLCFDAAFETGNLGRADLVGEFEYDLFLRPDTCNPRYRFWFNFTVDNVKQDQRVIFNIVNINKKRNLFKDGMTPLVKSSGRPKWQRLSKSHVFYYKSPMHQNNYVLSFTFAFDREDEVYQFALAPPYSYSRLQSYLSVLETKFPEKRFQRSTLCHSLQNRKLELLTIDHVEKPERIDSKNKLRVIFILARTHSGEAPTSFVIQGLIEFLIGNHPIAQILRSNFIFKILPMVNPDGVFLGNNRCNLIGQDMNRTWHVATEFSHPTLWATKNLFREFDQSDCYQIDFVIDLHAHANLLGSFMYGNTYEDVYRYERHLVFPKILSTNAGDWISENMMFNADDKKAGSVRRYCCEKLSDNVNAYSLEVSMCGFFLKGTQTMTQYTDDGYMRLGRNLARTFLEYYRFINVLPVPLASEIRSKRGRPKTHCARARSRIRREVQTRPKTTRTYAPISYKDLSVCYDSDTSYEGSPIRSTYHGYGFGTRSTGNIYLNQDQFSLLHIQSSKFNTLDFSNELRPRASTKSPPRIRTAFNRNDDNVTLPPKPYLTIIDFNQLTRGGLEQAAKTKAASFDLPKYRSSSKGRLPSKL comes from the exons ATGGATG ATAGTGAAGATAGTGATGGAGAGGGAGGATTAGGAAACGTCAGTCGAGTAGTCATTCGACCACCTGGCCACAGTGGCAAAGCCAAAAGAGGTCATTTGTGCTTCGATGCTGCTTTTGAAACTGGCAATCTCGGACGAGCCGACCTAGTTGGTGAATTCGAATATGATCTCTTCCTTAGACCAGATACCTGCAATCCTCGCTACAGATTCTGGTTCAATTTCACCGTAGACAATGTTAAACAGGACCAACGGGTAATTTTCAATATCGTCAACATCAATAAGAAGAGAAATCTATTTAAAGATGGCATGACTCCTCTCGTGAAGTCATCAGGACGCCCAAAATGGCAGAGATTGTCCAAATCACATGTATTCTACTACAAATCTCCAATGCATCAAAATAACTATGTCTTGAGCTTTACTTTTGCTTTCGATCGAGAAGACGAAGTCTATCAATTTGCCCTAGCTCCTCCGTATAGCTATTCGCGTTTGCAATCTTATCTTTCGGTGTTGGAGACGAAATTTCCCGAAAAACGTTTCCAGCGATCAACTCTGTGTCACAGTCTGCAAAATCGTAAACTCGAACTACTTACGATTGATCATGTGGAAAAACCAGAGAGGATAGATAGTAAGAATAAATTACGTGTTATCTTCATTTTGGCCAGGACGCATTCCGGCGAAGCTCCAACGTCATTTGTTATTCAAGGCCTTATAGAGTTCCTAATTGGTAATCATCCGATTGCTCAAATTCTCCGATCTAACTTCATCTTCAAGATCCTACCCATGGTTAATCCGGATGGAGTGTTTCTAGGCAATAACCGTTGCAATCTTATTGGGCAGGATATGAATAGAACCTGGCATGTTGCTACGGAGTTTTCGCATCCTACACTTTGGGCAACTAAGAACCTATTTAGGGAATTTGATCAATCTGAT TGCTATCAAATAGATTTTGTGATTGATCTCCATGCTCATGCAAATTTACTAGGATCCTTCATGTATGGAAATACCTATGAAGATGTCTACCGATACGAAAGGCATCTAGTCTTTCCAAAGATCCTATCAACGAACGCTGGAGACTGGATTTCCGAGAATATGATGTTCAATGCCGATGACAAAAAGGCTGGCAGTGTTAGGAGATATTGTTGTGAGAAACTTAGCGACAACGTCAATGCCTATTCCTTAGAGGTCTCCATGTGCGGGTTCTTCCTCAAAGGTACTCAAACAATGACCCAATATACCGACGACGGAT atATGCGTTTAGGGAGGAACCTAGCAAGGACTTTCCTGGAATATTATCGATTTATAAATGTCCTACCCGTACCTCTTGCATCGGAAATCCGATCGAAACGAGGTCGCCCTAAGACCCACTGTGCTAGGGCTCGATCTAGAATCCGCCGAGAGGTTCAGACCCGTCCGAAGACTACAAGAACCTACGCTCCAATTAGCTACAAAGATCTTTCGGTTTGCTACGACAGTGATACTTCTTATGAAGGATCCCCTATTCGGAGCACCTACCATGGATACGGATTTGGCACTAGATCCACTGGGAATATCTACTTGAATCAAGATCAATTTTCCCTTTTGCATATTCAATCTTCCAAATTCAATACACTTGATTTTTCCAATGAACTCCGTCCTAGAGCTTCAACTAAATCTCCGCCAAGGATACGCACAGCCTTCAATAGGAACGACGATAACGTAACGCTACCTCCTAAGCCTTATCTtacgataatcgattttaatcaATTAACTAGGGGCGGTTTGGAACAAGCTGCTAAAACCAAAGCTGCATCATTCGATTTGCCTAAATATCGATCGTCTAGTAAGGGAAGACTACCTTCAAAACtctaa
- the LOC129805421 gene encoding NADH-cytochrome b5 reductase-like, with protein MDSEEEECCGSGCNNCVLDSKIKKNQSELPENYTNIFNGNYVNFSVESIKKVATSVYLINFRWQSEGLTENLILKIPPGWYLQLRIKAGSIRKDKNVIFKDFNTFEDPEEFLAKLEGQAKHDKDTSKEYLSRPYTPINTDARNLSFDILFKLENFGKMSQLIAKLKIGDEIEFKGPYGELVYHRNTFRNLYLFSHGVAVAPLYSLISSIVSDESDETFIHLIACYQNINEILLRDEVQNLRQFWNFNASIYLAHETTDIEGQVKFRENIYRKRLQHDNIDKIIQFRDKTSYFLICGTEKFTGEICTTLTHLGIDQDNIFVFR; from the coding sequence ATGGATAGTGAGGAGGAGGAGTGTTGTGGTTCAGGTTGTAACAATTGTGTGTTAGATAGCAAAATTAAGAAGAATCAATCAGAATTACCGGAGAATTACACTAATATTTTCAATGGGAATTACGTGAATTTCTCAGTGGAAAGCATCAAAAAAGTAGCAACAAGtgtttatttaatcaatttccgGTGGCAGTCAGAAGGATTGACTGAAAATCTGATACTAAAAATCCCTCCAGGATGGTACCTTCAACTCAGAATCAAGGCTGGTTCCATACGGAAAGATAAGAATGTCATTTTCAAAGACTTCAACACATTCGAAGATCCTGAAGAATTTCTAGCGAAATTAGAGGGTCAGGCTAAACATGATAAAGATACTTCCAAGGAATACCTGAGCCGGCCTTATACACCAATTAATACTGATGCCAGGAATCTCTCCTTTGATATCCTTTTCAAACTCGAAAACTTCGGAAAGATGTCTCAATTGATagctaaattaaaaattggggATGAAATTGAGTTCAAAGGACCCTACGGAGAATTAGTTTACCATCGGAATACCTTTAGGAACTTGTACCTATTTAGTCATGGAGTTGCAGTTGCACCCTTATACAGCCTTATATCCTCAATTGTAAGTGACGAGAGCGATGAAACCTTCATTCACCTTATTGCATGTTACCAAAATATCAATGAAATACTCCTTCGGGATGAAGTACAGAATTTGCGGCAATTTTGGAATTTCAATGCGTCAATATATCTGGCACACGAAACAACTGACATTGAGGGTCAGGTTAAATTTCGTGAGAATATTTACAGGAAGAGGCTACAGCATGATAACAtcgataaaataattcaatttagagaTAAAACATCATATTTTCTTATTTGTGGTACAGAAAAATTCACAGGAGAAATTTGCACGACTTTAACACACTTAGGCATAGATCAAgataatatttttgtatttaggtaa